One Corvus moneduloides isolate bCorMon1 chromosome Z, bCorMon1.pri, whole genome shotgun sequence genomic window carries:
- the CZH5orf63 gene encoding glutaredoxin-like protein C5orf63 homolog isoform X1: protein MMVLCFLSRALPRARHSPSPLGRQLCSAGANKPVLTLFTKKPCPLCDEAKEVLEPYKRRFILQEVDITLPENSAWYEKYKYDIPVFHLNGKFLMKHRVDTRKFEDRLRKVELQSDGNQ, encoded by the exons ATGATGGTGCTCTgtttcctgagcagagccctgccaCGAGCCAGGCATTCACCCAGCCCTCTGGGGagacagctctgctcagccGGCGCAAATAAGCCAGTGTTGACTTTATTCACCAAG AAACCATGCCCTCTGTGTGATGAAGCAAAAGAAGTTCTTGAGCCATACAAAAGAAGG TTTATTCTGCAGGAGGTGGATATTACCCTTCCAGAGAACTCAGCGTggtatgaaaaatacaaatatgaCATACCTGTTTTTCACTTAAATGGGAAGTTCCTCATGAAGCATCGAGTCGACACTCGGAAGTTTGAGGACCGACTTAGGAAGGTGGAGCTGCAAAGTGATGGAAACCAGTga